GCCGCTAACGCCACCGTGCGCGTGATTGGTCAATCCGATCGCGGCGCCTGATCGCGCGATTGGAAAGAACCCCCGAGACAGAACCGGTTCGGATATGGCAGGAAGCGCCGGTGGCGCGCCAAATCGCAAGGGGTGCGGGCGGCCGCCGCAGCGGAGTGGGGAATGAAGGCCGGAAGCGAAACACAGGTCGAAGGTTCGGGCGAGGGTCGCGACCGGCTGTACCAGCAGCTCGCGCGCAAATTGTTCGAGGATCTGGCGTCGGGTCGCTATGCGATCGGCGACCGGCTGCCGGCAGAACGCGACCTCGCAATCGAACATGGCGTCAGCCGCCCGACCGTGCGTGAGGCGATCATCGCGCTCGAGGTGCAGGGCTTCGTCGAGGTTCGGATCGGCGCGGGCGCCTATGTACGCCGCATTCCCGGCACGGCGGAGACCCCCGGCTTCCATGTCACCGGCTTCGAACTGATGGAGGCGCGGATCGCGATCGAGGGCGAGGCGGCGGCGCTGGCGGCGGTGCAGATCACCGATACCGAACTCGACCTGCTCGACGAATTGGTCGAGCGGATCGACCAGCTCAACCGGATGAACGCCAATCCCGACGACGCCGACGAAACCGACCGCGAGTTCCACCAGGTGATCGCGCGGGCAACGCGCAACGCGGCGATGATCAACACCGTCGAGCAGATGTGGCATCTGCGCGCGAGCTCCCCCGATATCGCGCTGCTGCTCGCCAAGGCGCGCGCCGCCAAGGTGAAGCCGGTCGTCGAGGAGCATCGCGTGATCGCCGAGGCGCTCCGCTCGCGCGATCCCGCGCAGGCGCGCGCGGCGATGCGCGCGCATATCGCGGCGGTGCTCGACCATCTGCTGTTCGCGACCGAAGAGGCGGCTGTCGCCGAGGCGCGGCGCGCGGCGCAGACCACGCGCGAGCGGTTCAGCCGGTTGAGCGGGCTCTAAAGCCCCAACTCGCGATTCGACTTCCATCGGTTCGCACTGAGCGAAGCGAAAGCATTTGCTTCGACTTCGCTCAGCATGAACGGGAGTGGATGGCGAGCGTCGGGTGCGGCTATTCCGCCGCTTGCGCGAGCGCCGCGTCCTTCCACACCAGCACCGGCTTGCGCGCCGCCTGCGTCTCGTCAAGGCGGCTGCGGGGCGCGAAATGGGGTGCGGTCTTGAGGCTGATGTCGCCCGTCTTCGCGCGTTCGGCCACCGAGCGCAGCGCGGCGACGAACTGGTCGATACCGGCCTTGCTCTCGGTTTCGGTCGGTTCGACCAGCATCGCGCCGTGGACGACGAGCGGGAAATAGACCGTCATCGGGTGGAAGCCCTCGTCGATCAGCCCCTTGGCCACGTCGAGCGTCGAGAAGCCTTCGGGGAAGCCATCGTCCGAGAACAAAGCCTCGTGCATGCACGGCCCCGATGCCGCGAAGGGCGCGGACAGTGTGCCCTCCAGGCTGCGCAGGATGTAATTGGCGTTGAGCACGGCATCCTCGGCGACTTGCTTCAGGCCATCCGCGCCGTGGCTGAGGATGTAGGTGAGCGCGCGCGTGAACATGCCCATCTGGCCGTGGAACGCGACCATCCGGCCGAAACTCTGCGGGTGATCGTCACCAGCGGTCTCTTCCTCGACCAGCGCGAAATGGCCGTCGGCGTGCTTGGCGACGAACGGCAGCGGGCCGAACGGCGACAATGCTTCGGACAGCACCACCGGCCCCGAGCCGGGGCCGCCGCCGCCGTGCGGGGTCGAGAAGGTCTTGTGCAGGTTGATGTGCATCGCGTCGATGCCGAGATCGCCGGGGCGAACCTTGCCGACGATCGCGTTGAAGTTGGCGCCGTCGCAATAGACGAAGGCACCGACCGCGTGGACCGCGTCCGAGATCGTCTTCATGTCGCGTTCGAACAGGCCGCAGGTGTTGGGGTTGGTGATCATCACCGCAGCAACATCCGGGCCGAGCCGGGCGATCAGCGCGGCGCTGTCGACTCGGCCTGCGTCGGTGGCGGGGATGTTCTCGACCGTGTAGCCGGCGAACGCGGCGGTCG
This genomic stretch from Sphingomonas panacis harbors:
- the gcvPB gene encoding aminomethyl-transferring glycine dehydrogenase subunit GcvPB, producing MSINPAGWRPERPETAANAAPATVTGNRALMLEEPLIFEVGSTLTTGVDLAEPPAGKPRLGTLERTTAIGLPGLSEPEAMRHYTRLSRQNYAIDLGLFPLGSCTMKHNPRLNEKIARLPGFADVHPLQPVDTVQGALGVIQELAVWLITLTGMHGVAMSPKAGAHGELCGILAIKAALEAKGEGHRKVILVPESAHGTNPATAAFAGYTVENIPATDAGRVDSAALIARLGPDVAAVMITNPNTCGLFERDMKTISDAVHAVGAFVYCDGANFNAIVGKVRPGDLGIDAMHINLHKTFSTPHGGGGPGSGPVVLSEALSPFGPLPFVAKHADGHFALVEEETAGDDHPQSFGRMVAFHGQMGMFTRALTYILSHGADGLKQVAEDAVLNANYILRSLEGTLSAPFAASGPCMHEALFSDDGFPEGFSTLDVAKGLIDEGFHPMTVYFPLVVHGAMLVEPTETESKAGIDQFVAALRSVAERAKTGDISLKTAPHFAPRSRLDETQAARKPVLVWKDAALAQAAE
- a CDS encoding FadR/GntR family transcriptional regulator, with the protein product MKAGSETQVEGSGEGRDRLYQQLARKLFEDLASGRYAIGDRLPAERDLAIEHGVSRPTVREAIIALEVQGFVEVRIGAGAYVRRIPGTAETPGFHVTGFELMEARIAIEGEAAALAAVQITDTELDLLDELVERIDQLNRMNANPDDADETDREFHQVIARATRNAAMINTVEQMWHLRASSPDIALLLAKARAAKVKPVVEEHRVIAEALRSRDPAQARAAMRAHIAAVLDHLLFATEEAAVAEARRAAQTTRERFSRLSGL